The following coding sequences are from one Pseudalkalibacillus hwajinpoensis window:
- a CDS encoding 3-hydroxybutyrate dehydrogenase: protein MLVDKKVVVITGAASGIGKELARVFAENGAKVILSDLDEDKVKKAAAELKESGMNTIGIRCDVTKEMEVESLFNQTINTFDRLDVLINNAGLQHVSAIEAFQTEKFELLTKVMLVAPFIATKLAFPIMKKQKYGRIINMSSINGLVGFSGKAAYNSAKHGVIGLTKVAALEGAEDGITVNAVCPGYVDTPLVRGQLEDLAKSRAVALERVLEEVIYPLVPQKRLLTVQEIADYTMFLASDKAKGITGQAVVIDGGYTAQ from the coding sequence TTGTTAGTGGATAAGAAAGTAGTCGTTATTACAGGGGCAGCGAGCGGAATTGGGAAAGAGTTGGCACGAGTGTTTGCTGAAAATGGGGCAAAGGTTATTCTTAGTGATTTGGATGAGGATAAAGTAAAAAAGGCGGCAGCTGAATTAAAAGAAAGCGGTATGAATACGATTGGAATCCGCTGTGATGTAACGAAAGAAATGGAAGTTGAGTCGTTATTTAATCAAACGATTAACACCTTTGATCGATTGGATGTACTGATTAACAATGCAGGACTTCAACACGTTTCAGCCATTGAAGCTTTTCAAACGGAGAAGTTTGAGCTGTTAACGAAAGTAATGCTTGTTGCACCGTTTATTGCAACTAAGCTCGCCTTTCCAATCATGAAAAAACAAAAGTATGGACGAATTATTAACATGTCTTCTATTAATGGACTTGTGGGCTTCTCTGGAAAAGCCGCTTATAATAGTGCAAAGCATGGAGTGATTGGACTTACGAAGGTAGCAGCACTTGAAGGAGCGGAAGATGGCATCACGGTTAATGCGGTTTGCCCAGGATATGTTGATACCCCGCTAGTAAGAGGTCAGCTTGAAGATTTAGCTAAAAGTAGAGCCGTGGCTTTAGAGAGAGTACTTGAAGAAGTGATCTATCCGCTCGTTCCACAAAAGCGTCTGTTAACAGTGCAGGAAATTGCAGATTACACGATGTTTCTAGCAAGCGACAAGGCAAAAGGAATTACAGGTCAGGCAGTGGTCATTGATGGAGGATACACGGCACAATAA
- a CDS encoding CoA transferase subunit A: MKKQYRDGYDAVSEIVDGSTLMVGGFGLVGIPEQMILGLVESGVKNLTVISNNCGVDDWGLGLLLKNHQIKKMIGSYVGENKEFERQVLSGELEVELIPQGTLAERIRAGGAGIPAFYTPAGVGTKVAEGKETRMFDGKEYVLEHALYADYSLIRACYGDDSGNLIYNKTARNFNPMIATAGKVTMAEVEQIVATGDLNADQIHTPGIYVQGLLKAKQEKRIERKTVRNGSGR; this comes from the coding sequence ATGAAGAAACAGTATAGGGATGGTTATGATGCAGTAAGCGAAATTGTTGATGGATCAACGCTAATGGTCGGTGGATTTGGTCTAGTCGGTATTCCAGAACAAATGATACTAGGACTAGTGGAGTCAGGAGTCAAGAATCTTACAGTGATTTCAAATAACTGTGGTGTAGATGATTGGGGACTTGGTCTGCTACTTAAAAACCATCAAATTAAGAAGATGATTGGTTCGTATGTTGGAGAAAACAAGGAATTTGAACGACAGGTACTGTCGGGTGAGCTTGAAGTAGAGTTAATTCCGCAGGGAACACTTGCTGAAAGAATTCGTGCTGGTGGTGCTGGGATTCCAGCTTTTTATACCCCTGCAGGCGTTGGAACTAAGGTAGCTGAAGGAAAGGAAACGCGAATGTTTGATGGGAAAGAATATGTTTTAGAGCATGCGTTATACGCTGACTATAGTCTAATTAGAGCCTGCTATGGGGATGATTCAGGCAATCTTATTTATAACAAAACGGCTCGCAATTTTAATCCAATGATTGCAACTGCTGGAAAAGTTACGATGGCTGAAGTGGAGCAAATCGTAGCTACAGGTGATTTAAATGCAGATCAAATTCATACGCCTGGAATTTATGTTCAGGGACTTCTTAAAGCCAAGCAGGAAAAACGAATCGAACGAAAGACTGTTCGAAATGGATCGGGGAGATAA
- a CDS encoding thiolase family protein: MKDVFILEGARTPFGTFGGSLKDISPTDLGITASKEALVKSGIEASEIDLSVIGNVIHSTSNASYLARHIALGTGIPIESPALTVNRLCGSGMQAVISAAQSIMMVDGQTALAGGAENMSLSPYTLRGNRFGAKMGAPKMDDMLLATLTDEYTGTGMGITGENLAVKYGISREDQDEYATQSQQKAAEAREKGIFAEEIAPVEIKGKKGIESFAIDEHIRKGTTEDKLASLKPAFKKDGTVTGGNASGINDGAASVVLAGTDYVTSKNLKPLARIVSWGIAGVEPSIMGIGPVPAIRQALDKAGMTLQDMDLIEVNEAFAAQYLAVEKELELDRSRVNVNGGAIALGHPVGASGTRVLYTLIKELKRRNGKYGVASLCIGGGQGIAVVIEID, encoded by the coding sequence ATGAAAGATGTTTTTATTTTGGAGGGTGCCAGAACGCCATTTGGAACGTTTGGAGGTTCACTTAAAGATATTAGTCCAACTGACTTAGGAATTACGGCAAGCAAGGAAGCGCTAGTAAAAAGCGGGATAGAGGCTAGTGAAATTGATCTTTCTGTAATTGGGAATGTGATTCATTCAACATCAAATGCTTCTTATCTCGCACGTCATATTGCTCTTGGAACAGGAATACCGATCGAGAGCCCTGCACTAACAGTGAATCGTTTATGCGGTTCTGGAATGCAGGCCGTCATATCAGCTGCTCAATCTATTATGATGGTAGACGGTCAAACGGCCCTTGCCGGCGGAGCGGAGAATATGAGTTTATCGCCTTATACGTTAAGAGGAAATCGTTTTGGAGCTAAAATGGGTGCTCCTAAAATGGATGATATGCTGTTGGCTACGTTAACAGATGAGTATACTGGAACTGGAATGGGGATAACGGGAGAGAATCTTGCAGTAAAGTATGGGATTTCTAGAGAAGATCAAGATGAGTATGCAACCCAAAGCCAGCAAAAGGCAGCCGAAGCAAGAGAGAAAGGTATTTTTGCGGAGGAAATCGCCCCTGTTGAGATAAAAGGGAAGAAGGGGATTGAAAGCTTTGCGATTGATGAGCATATTCGAAAAGGTACTACAGAAGATAAGCTAGCTAGTTTAAAGCCAGCTTTCAAAAAAGATGGAACTGTCACTGGTGGAAATGCAAGTGGAATTAATGATGGAGCAGCTTCGGTCGTATTAGCAGGAACAGATTACGTTACGTCAAAAAATCTCAAGCCTCTTGCTCGAATCGTTTCTTGGGGAATAGCGGGAGTAGAACCTTCAATCATGGGGATTGGTCCTGTTCCTGCCATTCGACAGGCACTAGATAAAGCAGGTATGACATTGCAAGATATGGACTTGATTGAAGTAAATGAAGCTTTCGCAGCTCAGTATCTGGCTGTTGAAAAGGAGCTAGAGCTTGATCGCTCACGAGTGAATGTAAACGGGGGTGCCATCGCGTTAGGACACCCAGTAGGAGCAAGTGGGACACGTGTTCTTTATACTCTCATAAAAGAATTAAAGCGCAGAAATGGGAAATATGGTGTTGCCTCCCTGTGTATTGGTGGAGGACAAGGTATTGCCGTAGTGATTGAAATCGATTGA
- the rsgA gene encoding ribosome small subunit-dependent GTPase A produces MAEDGLIPARVKMEHRGGYSVSTGESSYAAELSGKFRFEVTQRDALPAVGDWVLITPKSENKAIIHQLLPRKSKFSRKIAGTTTEEQIIVANVDTVFLVNALNQDFNPSRIERYLLMAWESGANPVIVLSKADLCDNVMEKVNALTGVAGGVPIHVVSSATEIGIDELTPYLIEGTTTALLGSSGAGKSTLINKLYGQDIQVVQDIREEDGKGKHTTTSRELITLHTGGVLIDTPGMRELQLWETNNLSQSFPDIESLAEQCYFRDCKHEGEPKCAVRNAISDGMLEERRFENYRKFNRELAFLERQTNKKAQLEERKKWKKIAGDRTRKHR; encoded by the coding sequence ATGGCAGAAGATGGACTTATACCAGCTCGAGTTAAAATGGAACATCGTGGAGGTTACAGCGTTTCAACAGGAGAAAGTTCTTATGCAGCAGAACTCTCAGGTAAGTTCCGATTTGAAGTAACACAGCGTGATGCTTTGCCAGCGGTTGGTGACTGGGTACTGATTACTCCAAAATCAGAGAATAAAGCGATCATTCATCAATTGCTCCCAAGAAAAAGTAAGTTCTCTCGAAAAATTGCTGGCACGACGACAGAAGAGCAAATTATCGTAGCCAATGTCGATACGGTTTTTCTTGTAAACGCATTAAATCAGGATTTTAATCCAAGTCGAATTGAGCGATACCTTTTGATGGCATGGGAAAGCGGGGCAAACCCCGTTATTGTTCTAAGCAAAGCAGATCTTTGCGATAACGTCATGGAGAAAGTGAATGCATTAACTGGGGTCGCAGGTGGAGTACCAATTCATGTGGTTAGTTCAGCGACTGAGATAGGGATTGATGAATTAACTCCTTATTTAATTGAGGGAACGACAACCGCTCTTCTTGGTTCGTCAGGAGCTGGAAAGTCCACGCTTATAAATAAGTTATACGGACAAGATATTCAAGTTGTTCAAGACATTCGTGAAGAAGACGGTAAGGGTAAACATACGACGACAAGTCGAGAACTGATTACTCTTCATACTGGAGGTGTACTGATTGATACGCCAGGTATGAGAGAACTTCAATTGTGGGAAACGAATAACCTGTCTCAGAGTTTTCCTGATATAGAAAGCCTTGCGGAACAATGTTATTTCAGGGATTGCAAGCACGAAGGTGAACCAAAATGTGCTGTAAGAAATGCTATTTCTGATGGAATGCTAGAAGAAAGAAGGTTTGAGAATTATAGAAAGTTCAATCGAGAGCTTGCTTTTCTTGAACGACAAACGAATAAGAAGGCCCAGCTTGAGGAGAGGAAAAAGTGGAAAAAAATCGCTGGAGATCGAACTAGAAAGCATCGCTAG
- a CDS encoding CoA transferase subunit B — translation MKGTKSNVRERIARRAEQEIMSGYYVNLGIGMPTLVANYISEDKVIVLQSENGLLGIGEYPQENELDPDLINAGKETVTAIEGASYFDSAESFGMIRGGHIDLAILGGMEVSEGGDLANWMIPGKMIKGMGGAMDLVHGAKKITVIMDHVNKDGAPKIVKECSLPLTGKGVVNRIITDRAVLDITDEGLVVQEIASGYTLEEIRNSTEPEINVSPTLQYDAY, via the coding sequence ATGAAGGGTACAAAAAGTAATGTACGGGAACGAATAGCGAGAAGAGCGGAACAAGAAATTATGAGCGGGTATTATGTGAACCTTGGCATTGGGATGCCGACGCTAGTTGCCAATTACATATCAGAGGATAAAGTGATTGTCCTCCAATCTGAAAATGGTTTGCTTGGTATCGGAGAATATCCACAAGAGAATGAGTTGGATCCGGACCTCATTAATGCTGGAAAAGAGACCGTAACAGCAATTGAAGGAGCTTCTTATTTTGATAGTGCGGAATCATTCGGAATGATTCGAGGCGGCCACATTGATCTTGCGATACTCGGTGGAATGGAAGTATCTGAAGGCGGAGATCTTGCAAATTGGATGATCCCTGGAAAGATGATTAAAGGAATGGGTGGTGCGATGGATCTCGTTCATGGAGCAAAGAAAATCACGGTGATCATGGATCATGTTAACAAAGATGGGGCACCTAAAATTGTGAAGGAATGTTCGCTCCCACTTACTGGGAAAGGTGTAGTCAATCGAATTATTACCGATCGAGCGGTGTTAGACATTACCGATGAAGGATTAGTCGTGCAAGAAATTGCTTCAGGATACACGTTAGAAGAGATCAGGAATTCTACAGAACCTGAAATCAATGTGTCACCAACACTTCAGTATGATGCTTACTAA
- a CDS encoding GntP family permease, translating into MLSMIGLIGGLLLLIYLTMKGMNLLVAGPLCAIVVAVLSGLPLFPQLVEEGAPNFVGNYMGGFSGFVASWFPMFLLGAIFGKVMEDSGAADSVSKWVVAKLGLKQAVLAIVLACAILTYGGVSLFVVAFSVYPMAVSLFKQADLPRRFIPATLAFGSVTFTMTSAGSPEIQNWIPIEYLNTSPYAGWEVSLVVALFMGLFGYWWLKRMISKAVAKGERFEARKEDPEVENRPLPNPLLGLVPLVIVLIISFIFHDNLKQSALIIALLGGIVATYLLNRKYFENFGRAVSDGTLGSLIAIGNTAAVVGFGGVAKVVPAFETAVDFMTGIPGSPLIGGAIAVSVIAGLTGSASGGQVIALPLLAPHYIDAGVNPEALHRTVAISSGALDSLPHNGYVVTTIRAICGESHQDAYGAVGALTVIVPLIGLALAILLFSLGFGI; encoded by the coding sequence ATGTTAAGTATGATTGGATTAATTGGTGGGTTACTATTGCTTATTTATCTCACAATGAAAGGGATGAATTTGCTCGTCGCAGGTCCACTTTGCGCTATTGTAGTAGCTGTTCTAAGTGGACTGCCTCTTTTCCCACAACTCGTTGAAGAAGGTGCTCCGAACTTCGTTGGTAACTATATGGGAGGATTCTCAGGATTTGTTGCATCGTGGTTTCCTATGTTTTTACTTGGAGCGATCTTTGGGAAGGTCATGGAAGACAGCGGTGCGGCAGATAGCGTCTCCAAATGGGTTGTAGCAAAACTTGGATTAAAACAGGCGGTGCTTGCTATTGTTCTAGCCTGTGCGATCTTAACGTACGGAGGTGTCAGTCTTTTCGTTGTCGCATTCTCTGTCTATCCAATGGCTGTAAGTTTATTTAAACAAGCGGATTTACCACGTCGTTTTATACCAGCTACGCTTGCGTTTGGCTCGGTTACCTTTACAATGACATCTGCAGGATCGCCAGAAATTCAAAACTGGATTCCGATCGAATATTTAAATACGAGTCCTTATGCCGGTTGGGAAGTAAGTTTAGTAGTGGCGTTGTTCATGGGGCTGTTTGGCTACTGGTGGTTGAAACGGATGATTTCAAAAGCTGTGGCAAAGGGAGAACGGTTTGAAGCGCGTAAGGAGGATCCTGAAGTGGAAAATCGTCCGCTTCCAAATCCATTACTCGGCCTTGTACCACTTGTCATCGTATTAATTATCTCATTCATTTTCCATGATAACTTAAAGCAATCAGCGCTCATTATTGCTTTACTTGGAGGAATTGTAGCTACATATTTGTTGAATCGCAAATACTTTGAGAACTTTGGACGTGCGGTTTCTGATGGAACGCTTGGATCATTGATTGCAATCGGAAATACAGCAGCGGTAGTGGGTTTTGGTGGTGTAGCAAAAGTTGTTCCGGCATTTGAAACAGCCGTGGATTTCATGACTGGTATTCCAGGAAGTCCTCTTATTGGGGGAGCCATTGCAGTCAGTGTGATCGCTGGGTTAACAGGATCAGCTTCTGGTGGTCAGGTTATCGCCTTGCCTCTTCTTGCACCTCACTATATTGATGCTGGTGTGAATCCAGAAGCGCTCCACCGTACGGTTGCGATCTCTTCTGGAGCACTTGATTCACTTCCTCATAATGGATACGTCGTAACAACGATTCGGGCTATTTGTGGTGAATCCCACCAGGATGCCTACGGAGCTGTAGGGGCACTAACAGTCATCGTACCTCTTATTGGACTTGCCCTAGCAATTCTATTATTCAGTTTAGGATTTGGAATTTAG
- a CDS encoding GNAT family N-acetyltransferase, which produces MKIMQIKKGFPYDLLLDADPSLDHIERYLKVGSCYVAVEEQEVMGVYVLVEKEEEIMEIMNIAVREDRRGKGIGKKLIHDAIQRSEALGATKIEIGTGNSSLDQLALFQKCHFRITDIIEGFFDSYPETIIENGIPCRDMIRLSYSKI; this is translated from the coding sequence ATGAAGATAATGCAAATAAAAAAGGGTTTTCCTTATGATCTTCTACTTGATGCTGATCCATCTCTCGATCATATTGAACGTTATTTAAAAGTTGGGAGCTGTTATGTTGCGGTTGAAGAGCAAGAAGTTATGGGAGTCTATGTTCTAGTAGAAAAAGAAGAGGAAATAATGGAGATCATGAATATAGCAGTAAGGGAGGATAGAAGGGGAAAGGGAATAGGAAAAAAGCTTATTCACGATGCTATCCAAAGATCAGAGGCGCTTGGAGCCACCAAGATTGAGATTGGCACGGGTAATTCAAGTCTGGATCAATTAGCTCTCTTTCAAAAATGTCACTTTCGAATAACGGATATTATTGAAGGTTTTTTTGATAGCTATCCTGAGACGATTATAGAAAACGGTATTCCTTGTCGGGATATGATTCGGTTAAGCTATAGCAAAATATAA
- a CDS encoding YuzL family protein, with the protein MAKHKANPTTNGLASSQPEGQGTGIEVGTARDSQRKKKKK; encoded by the coding sequence ATGGCAAAACATAAAGCAAACCCCACTACAAATGGACTTGCTTCATCTCAGCCAGAAGGACAAGGAACTGGTATTGAAGTTGGAACAGCCCGTGATTCTCAAAGAAAAAAGAAAAAGAAGTAA
- a CDS encoding sigma-54 interaction domain-containing protein → MKPGELTKKCSMLETIIDNAYEWLVVVNKEGMIDFMNKTYCEFLEVDSSEVIGMHVTDVIENTRMHIVARSGKVEIADLQYIRGNYMIANRVPIYHNKELIGAVGTVIFRDTEQWKQMNTHIKELLSELEYYRSGSARENGANYSLYDIVGRSESIQSLKEKVKQVASGNVSVLIRGESGTGKELFAHSIHQLSERSNRPFIKVNCGAIPDQLLESELFGYEEGAFTGAKKGGKPGKFELANTGTIFLDEIGDMPPNMQVKLLRVLQDREVERVGGVSSKKVDVRVIAATNRPLEAMVEERRFREDLFYRINVMQLQIPPLRERIQDVKPLAESFVKKISMKAGKRVIGINEQAFQLLRKHNWPGNARELENALEAAVHLTRSETIEVTSLPDYLKDKDGIIAGNRKLREILEEAESEAIRKTLAQCENDKFAASEILGIGKTSLYDKIKKYNL, encoded by the coding sequence GTGAAACCCGGTGAGCTTACTAAGAAGTGCAGTATGTTAGAAACAATTATTGATAACGCTTACGAATGGCTTGTCGTTGTAAACAAAGAAGGTATGATTGATTTCATGAACAAAACGTATTGTGAATTTCTAGAAGTAGATAGCTCAGAAGTTATTGGGATGCACGTAACGGATGTCATTGAGAACACACGGATGCATATCGTTGCTAGAAGCGGAAAGGTAGAAATTGCAGATTTGCAGTACATACGCGGAAACTACATGATTGCCAATCGCGTCCCTATTTATCACAACAAGGAATTAATCGGAGCTGTAGGCACAGTTATCTTTCGTGACACTGAACAATGGAAGCAAATGAATACGCATATTAAAGAGCTTTTATCTGAATTGGAATATTATCGAAGCGGATCTGCAAGGGAAAATGGTGCGAACTATTCCTTATATGACATCGTTGGTAGATCAGAATCTATTCAGAGTTTAAAAGAGAAGGTGAAGCAAGTAGCAAGCGGAAATGTTTCGGTTCTTATTCGTGGTGAAAGTGGCACAGGTAAAGAACTTTTTGCACATAGCATTCATCAACTGAGTGAGCGTAGCAATAGACCTTTTATTAAAGTGAATTGTGGTGCCATACCTGATCAACTACTTGAATCGGAACTTTTTGGATACGAGGAAGGGGCTTTTACAGGAGCGAAAAAAGGAGGGAAGCCAGGAAAATTTGAGCTGGCTAATACAGGTACAATTTTTCTTGATGAAATAGGAGACATGCCCCCTAACATGCAGGTGAAATTATTACGTGTCCTACAAGATAGAGAAGTAGAACGAGTTGGCGGAGTCTCATCGAAAAAAGTTGATGTAAGAGTGATTGCGGCTACAAACCGACCTTTAGAAGCGATGGTAGAGGAACGTCGCTTTCGTGAAGACTTATTCTATCGAATCAATGTAATGCAATTACAAATTCCCCCATTAAGAGAAAGAATTCAGGATGTAAAGCCTCTTGCAGAATCTTTTGTAAAGAAAATTTCCATGAAAGCAGGAAAGCGCGTCATAGGAATTAACGAGCAAGCCTTTCAATTATTAAGGAAGCACAACTGGCCTGGTAACGCTCGTGAGCTTGAGAATGCGCTAGAAGCTGCTGTTCATTTAACACGTAGTGAAACAATAGAAGTCACATCACTCCCCGATTACTTAAAAGATAAAGATGGGATCATAGCGGGAAACAGAAAGTTAAGAGAGATTTTAGAAGAAGCTGAATCAGAAGCGATTCGTAAAACGCTTGCTCAATGTGAGAATGATAAATTTGCAGCATCCGAAATACTTGGTATAGGGAAAACGAGCTTATATGACAAAATTAAAAAGTATAATCTTTAA
- a CDS encoding DinB family protein: MTDERSILNEYASLTNWLETTAMEMSEKVFFKPIKSGKWSPAEILSHIMKWDDYLLEERIPHMKSEAILPKLENVEAVNNRAAKFARSGITQKELIKETIKSRERVVKRLLEWRPIEWKNTFYIDKYPLCLTSYIKGLIEHDEHHKLQIEVFMNEQGIPHSLFLT, encoded by the coding sequence ATGACAGATGAGCGTTCAATTTTAAATGAATATGCTTCATTAACGAACTGGTTAGAAACGACGGCGATGGAGATGAGTGAGAAAGTGTTTTTTAAGCCTATTAAATCAGGTAAATGGTCTCCAGCTGAAATTCTCTCTCACATCATGAAATGGGACGATTATCTATTAGAAGAGCGAATTCCACACATGAAGAGTGAAGCGATTTTGCCAAAACTTGAAAATGTAGAAGCAGTGAACAACCGTGCAGCCAAATTTGCTAGATCTGGGATTACCCAAAAGGAATTAATTAAGGAAACGATAAAATCAAGGGAACGAGTAGTCAAGCGACTTCTAGAGTGGCGCCCAATCGAGTGGAAAAACACGTTTTATATTGATAAGTATCCTCTCTGTCTAACAAGTTATATTAAAGGCTTAATTGAACACGACGAGCATCACAAACTTCAAATAGAAGTTTTTATGAATGAACAGGGAATACCCCACTCTCTTTTCTTAACATAG
- a CDS encoding PLP-dependent aminotransferase family protein yields the protein MARFILNPESSKPLYKQIVDYYENSIINGSLQTGNALPAERDLAVQLGVNRSTVTTAYAELRANGYITSRQGSGTRVSSEAADLIPDHSMTWNKLRNQHLAEDSSLYGKHYDYLKDPSLINLISGSIAEDLCLAKSAHELTPFTTKLDNAPPTKERVTHSICRFMKQSSLSEHMVLTSSLEQAMLLSVKCFLNPGDAIAMEEPVNYPHLNILIVSGIRVIKYSTDKPLTQTMFQKESIKLVIANSNNIYDHSLSHSAILQQRKKLLSQCEKVGIPILEIVETSLLTNSVGNDLPSFFELGSNRELVVQIGHFTGIAPGLSLGWVLGPEHVVNRIQEVQMQLCMTPPPVLLEIVDNILNSDELHDHIDTIQEQLYVRKQKVLHKLNTLKDHITILQIEDPTSIWFDFKPSLNRQELFDTLLESNVLLVPHKQEHAVRIRLPLSYVTKEQLLEGTSRLISVLNTLHVRQFAAIY from the coding sequence ATGGCGAGATTTATACTCAATCCAGAGAGCAGCAAACCGTTGTACAAACAAATCGTTGATTACTATGAGAATTCGATTATAAATGGATCTCTTCAAACAGGTAATGCCCTTCCAGCTGAGCGTGACCTGGCTGTCCAACTAGGTGTGAATCGGAGCACCGTTACGACAGCATACGCCGAATTACGTGCAAATGGCTATATAACATCCAGACAGGGGAGTGGCACACGCGTAAGTTCTGAGGCTGCAGATTTAATTCCTGATCATTCAATGACATGGAACAAACTACGAAATCAGCATTTAGCTGAAGACTCTTCTTTGTATGGAAAACATTACGATTATTTAAAAGACCCTTCACTAATAAATCTAATATCAGGATCAATAGCGGAAGATTTATGCCTGGCAAAATCTGCTCATGAATTAACACCTTTTACAACTAAGCTTGATAATGCTCCACCAACAAAAGAGCGCGTCACTCACTCGATCTGTCGGTTTATGAAACAATCATCTCTAAGTGAACATATGGTCCTAACATCAAGCCTTGAACAAGCGATGCTCTTATCAGTTAAATGTTTTCTAAACCCCGGGGATGCGATAGCTATGGAAGAACCTGTGAATTACCCACACTTAAATATCCTAATTGTCTCAGGCATCCGAGTTATTAAGTATTCAACAGACAAGCCATTAACACAAACCATGTTTCAAAAAGAAAGCATCAAACTTGTAATTGCTAATTCAAACAACATTTACGATCATTCCTTAAGTCATTCAGCCATTTTACAACAAAGAAAAAAACTACTTTCTCAATGTGAGAAAGTAGGCATTCCTATTCTCGAAATTGTCGAAACATCATTACTTACTAATTCTGTAGGAAACGATCTCCCTTCATTTTTTGAACTAGGATCGAATCGTGAATTAGTTGTTCAGATTGGCCACTTCACTGGCATAGCCCCAGGCCTAAGTTTAGGATGGGTTCTTGGGCCTGAGCATGTGGTAAACCGAATACAAGAGGTACAAATGCAACTTTGCATGACTCCTCCTCCTGTATTGCTCGAAATCGTTGATAACATTTTAAATTCTGATGAACTTCATGATCATATTGATACGATCCAAGAACAACTGTATGTAAGAAAGCAGAAAGTCCTGCATAAGCTTAATACCCTTAAAGATCACATAACGATACTTCAAATAGAAGACCCTACCTCTATTTGGTTTGATTTCAAGCCATCACTTAATCGCCAGGAATTATTTGATACGCTACTAGAATCAAACGTCCTGCTTGTGCCACATAAGCAAGAGCATGCTGTAAGAATTAGACTACCGCTTTCTTATGTAACAAAAGAGCAGCTCTTAGAAGGGACAAGTCGCCTAATCAGTGTCTTAAATACATTACATGTGAGACAATTCGCAGCAATTTACTAA